Proteins encoded by one window of Myxococcales bacterium:
- a CDS encoding EscU/YscU/HrcU family type III secretion system export apparatus switch protein, which produces MTDGAEEGTLEPTPERLRRARRDGDFGASGAGGALALLALVLASPTAAEALLARSGASVKEAIGHAGEADVAIAFAPRALALDLLMLAGPLLALVGAVALAATLMETRFGFAPKRLWSGATGRGGSASDAARGALYAALGLSLVGAALVQLTPSALRVAGRSPSATLRASATLGRRALHVGAALSLALGAADVAAATLARRGRLRMTPRAIDDERRASEGDSQARAARKRASDVGRLEVSPSSLRADHVACVEGDGLAVLLAWRPATGDAPRLTSIRRGVGALALARDSAAADIPVHYDAALAASLARGREVGDPIAEHDYEAVADLLRPGDS; this is translated from the coding sequence ATGACCGACGGCGCCGAGGAGGGCACGCTCGAGCCGACGCCCGAGCGGCTCCGGCGCGCCCGACGCGACGGCGACTTTGGCGCCTCCGGCGCGGGCGGCGCCCTGGCGCTGCTCGCGCTCGTCCTCGCGAGCCCCACCGCCGCCGAGGCGCTGCTCGCCAGGAGCGGCGCGTCGGTGAAGGAGGCCATCGGGCACGCGGGGGAAGCCGACGTGGCGATCGCGTTCGCGCCCCGCGCGCTCGCGCTCGACCTGCTCATGCTGGCTGGGCCGCTCCTCGCGCTCGTAGGCGCGGTCGCCCTCGCGGCCACCCTGATGGAGACGCGCTTCGGATTCGCACCGAAGCGACTGTGGAGCGGCGCCACGGGGCGTGGCGGGAGCGCCAGCGACGCTGCGCGGGGCGCCCTCTACGCGGCGCTCGGCCTCTCCCTGGTCGGCGCGGCGCTCGTCCAGCTCACCCCCTCGGCTCTCCGCGTGGCGGGCCGCTCGCCCTCGGCGACGCTGCGCGCCTCGGCCACCTTGGGCCGGCGCGCGCTCCACGTCGGCGCCGCGCTGTCGCTCGCCTTGGGCGCGGCCGACGTGGCAGCGGCCACCCTCGCCCGACGCGGGCGGCTCCGCATGACCCCGCGCGCGATCGACGACGAGCGGCGGGCCTCCGAGGGCGATTCCCAGGCGCGCGCGGCCCGCAAGCGCGCGAGCGACGTCGGTCGACTGGAGGTCTCGCCGAGCTCGCTCCGCGCCGACCACGTGGCCTGCGTGGAGGGCGACGGGCTCGCCGTGCTCCTCGCGTGGCGCCCTGCGACCGGCGACGCGCCGCGTCTCACGAGCATTCGACGCGGCGTCGGCGCGCTCGCGCTCGCGCGTGACTCGGCGGCCGCGGACATCCCGGTCCACTACGACGCGGCCCTGGCCGCGTCGCTCGCGCGTGGTCGCGAGGTGGGAGACCCGATCGCCGAACACGACTACGAGGCGGTCGCGGATCTGCTGCGACCGGGAGACAGCTGA
- a CDS encoding DUF2490 domain-containing protein, translating into MARRLGRLGAAASLAAVVATSTSARAQQRETQAWTALFATVKAPSEAPASGARGPSAWLDLQARRGASATIVLARPGVGYRLSDLVSLWAGYAYAGTYADGPANVYEHRAWQQALVSGSVGQLTLQLRPRLEQRFRDGEDPALRARLFGRANVALWPRGPLAIATWDEVFVQLHTTSWKAPGGFDQNRLFLGLGFTQGALRLEAGALAVTVRRADGSLLHQQNAALMAFLAF; encoded by the coding sequence ATGGCCCGTCGCCTCGGGCGGCTCGGCGCGGCGGCGAGCCTCGCCGCGGTCGTGGCGACGAGCACGTCCGCGCGCGCGCAGCAGCGCGAGACCCAGGCGTGGACCGCGCTGTTCGCGACCGTCAAGGCGCCGTCCGAGGCTCCGGCTTCCGGCGCGCGAGGACCGAGCGCGTGGCTCGATCTCCAGGCCCGTCGGGGCGCCTCCGCCACGATCGTGCTCGCGCGCCCCGGCGTTGGCTATCGGCTCTCCGACCTCGTGAGCCTCTGGGCCGGGTACGCCTACGCCGGCACCTACGCCGACGGTCCGGCGAACGTCTACGAGCACCGCGCCTGGCAGCAGGCGCTCGTCAGTGGCAGCGTCGGACAGCTCACCCTCCAGCTGCGCCCCCGCCTCGAGCAGCGCTTCCGCGACGGCGAAGATCCGGCGCTCCGCGCGAGGCTCTTCGGGCGCGCCAACGTCGCGCTCTGGCCCCGAGGCCCGCTCGCGATCGCCACGTGGGACGAGGTCTTCGTCCAGCTTCACACCACGTCGTGGAAGGCGCCTGGGGGCTTCGACCAGAACCGCTTGTTCCTCGGCCTTGGGTTCACCCAGGGAGCCCTGCGGCTCGAGGCCGGGGCCTTGGCGGTCACCGTGCGCCGCGCCGACGGCTCGCTCCTCCACCAGCAGAACGCGGCCCTCATGGCCTTCCTCGCGTTCTAG
- a CDS encoding protein kinase: MDQGFVVSERFRIEHRASVGGTAKVYRATDLETGSVVALKVLYGEGAEEQTERLEREAELLAQLSHPGIVRLVAHGELEGGTAYLALEWVEGETLGQRLARTGLTMRESVDLVRRTAEILAYAHGLGVVHRDIKPANLLLRDKDLERVVIIDLGIAKGGGGGQPSSITQVGAVLGTLGYMAPEQARGVGKVDARTDVFALGALLYKCLTGVPPFDADDPIAILGKLLYHSAPRVRDARANVPRELDDLIARMLSQSPDDRPADAGVVAAELAALRDVEGDRTVLAHPTKGEAIMHGEQRLVSVIAIAADGGEEPTLVDGTPTASPSLARRLRLAVAPFGAQLEALPSGELLATLAGRASATDQAVRAARCAFAIRLAAPRVPLVLVTGRAVLADRVPMGDAVDRALELLRGEPETSSGGPGTRAILVDEISAGLLDARFVVTRETSSLHLLRERAPQDAARLLLGKPTTCVSRERELLEVEGVFAECVADEVARAVIVKGAAGVGKSRVRYETLRAIKSRTEAVEVWLASGDPMRARSPFGMLAQMVRGAAGVLDGEPIAVQREKLRARVARHVPRAAVARVAQFLAELIGAAGGEREDVQLRAARSDAQLMGDQIARAWEEFLAAEAEVHPVVLVLEDLHWGDLPSVNLVGASLRMKDRPILVLALARPEIDNIYNNLWSEHGPREVRLGELSRKASERLVRQVLEHLADDATVARIVATAGGNAFYLEELIRSVAEGHGDRLPGSVIAMAQGRIEALEPEARRVLRAASVFGKTFWTGGVVALFDDRTPVAEIAPWLTELGDREILTRQDSGRFRGEQEWTFRHGLLAEAAYAMLTERDKRSAHQRAGEWLESVGEGDPVTLATHFEAGDEPKRAVVFWRRAAAQALEGSDLEAVLHYADRGIACGSDGEVRGRLLLRKAEARRWRGEYAEAERHAREAMTLLGRKSVRHFRALAEAVEAAAALGDEPRLRELVSLLSQRSQNGVRTAAHVVALSRAAVALLQGGDYRSADGLLAYVDDASGPPTVSDPNASATVHSARAYRALVHGDTALALSLYDAAIERFQEAGNVRGAARALVDSGAVCVEMGEWDDAGRLLAEALATGERLGLGVVTAPAHQVRALVHARAGRLDDAIAAETLAVRAFAAQGDRRMEAASRVIAARIWLAAGHLSEAEQEVRRALTGQELAPHVTVYGLAVLARVLLARGDADEAREPIDEAMLVLDGLGGVEAGESYVRLAYAEVLYASADHARARRAITAARARVLARADLMSSPRWRASFLEAVEENARTLALADAWGVA, encoded by the coding sequence GTGGACCAAGGCTTCGTCGTCTCCGAGCGCTTTCGCATCGAGCACCGCGCGAGCGTGGGCGGCACGGCCAAGGTGTACCGAGCGACCGATCTCGAGACGGGCTCTGTGGTCGCCCTGAAGGTCCTCTACGGCGAGGGCGCCGAGGAGCAGACCGAGCGGCTCGAGCGCGAAGCCGAGCTGCTCGCGCAGCTGTCGCACCCTGGCATCGTGCGCCTCGTAGCCCACGGCGAGCTCGAAGGTGGCACCGCCTACCTCGCGCTCGAGTGGGTCGAGGGCGAGACCCTCGGGCAGCGACTCGCGCGGACCGGCCTCACCATGCGCGAGAGCGTCGACCTCGTACGGCGCACCGCCGAGATCCTAGCCTATGCCCACGGGCTCGGCGTCGTGCACCGCGACATCAAGCCCGCGAACCTCCTCCTCCGCGACAAGGACCTGGAGCGGGTGGTCATCATCGATCTGGGGATCGCCAAGGGTGGCGGCGGCGGCCAGCCCTCTTCGATCACGCAGGTGGGCGCCGTGCTTGGCACCCTGGGCTACATGGCGCCGGAGCAGGCGCGCGGGGTCGGAAAGGTCGACGCACGCACCGACGTCTTCGCCCTCGGCGCGCTGCTCTACAAGTGCCTCACGGGCGTGCCTCCGTTCGACGCCGACGACCCCATCGCGATACTAGGAAAGCTTCTTTACCACTCGGCGCCGCGCGTGCGCGACGCGCGCGCCAACGTCCCACGAGAGCTCGACGATCTCATCGCGCGAATGCTCTCGCAGTCGCCGGACGACCGCCCCGCAGACGCCGGCGTGGTGGCGGCCGAGCTCGCCGCGCTCCGCGATGTCGAGGGCGACCGCACCGTCCTCGCCCACCCGACGAAGGGCGAGGCGATCATGCATGGCGAGCAGCGCCTCGTGAGCGTGATCGCCATCGCCGCCGACGGCGGAGAGGAGCCTACTCTGGTCGACGGCACGCCAACCGCGAGCCCCTCGCTCGCCCGCCGGCTCCGGCTCGCCGTGGCCCCGTTCGGGGCACAGCTCGAGGCGCTGCCGAGCGGTGAGCTCCTCGCGACGTTGGCCGGCCGCGCCAGCGCCACCGACCAAGCCGTGCGCGCGGCGCGGTGCGCGTTCGCGATTCGCCTGGCAGCCCCCCGCGTCCCGCTGGTGCTGGTGACGGGCCGGGCGGTGCTCGCCGACCGCGTCCCCATGGGCGACGCGGTGGACCGCGCACTCGAGCTCCTCCGTGGCGAGCCCGAGACCTCGTCCGGCGGGCCCGGGACGCGCGCGATCCTCGTGGACGAGATCAGCGCTGGGCTCCTCGACGCGCGCTTCGTGGTGACGCGAGAGACGTCGAGCCTCCACCTGCTGCGCGAGCGCGCGCCGCAGGACGCGGCCCGCCTCCTGCTCGGTAAGCCCACGACATGTGTCAGCCGCGAGCGCGAGCTCCTCGAGGTCGAGGGCGTGTTCGCCGAGTGCGTCGCCGACGAGGTGGCGCGCGCGGTGATCGTGAAGGGCGCGGCAGGCGTGGGCAAGTCGCGGGTCCGCTACGAGACGCTCCGGGCGATCAAGAGCCGCACCGAGGCGGTGGAGGTGTGGCTCGCGTCCGGCGATCCGATGCGCGCGCGGTCACCGTTCGGCATGCTCGCGCAGATGGTCCGCGGCGCCGCCGGCGTCCTCGACGGCGAGCCGATCGCCGTCCAGCGCGAGAAGCTCCGCGCCCGGGTCGCGCGGCACGTGCCTCGCGCCGCGGTGGCGCGCGTCGCGCAGTTCCTCGCCGAGCTCATCGGCGCCGCCGGCGGCGAACGCGAGGACGTGCAGCTGCGCGCCGCGCGCAGCGACGCCCAGCTCATGGGCGACCAGATCGCCCGCGCGTGGGAGGAGTTCCTCGCCGCGGAGGCCGAGGTCCACCCCGTGGTCCTCGTGCTCGAGGACCTCCACTGGGGCGATCTCCCCTCGGTCAACCTCGTCGGGGCGAGCCTCCGCATGAAGGACCGGCCCATCCTCGTGCTCGCGCTCGCGAGACCTGAAATTGACAACATTTACAACAACTTATGGTCCGAGCACGGCCCGCGCGAGGTGCGACTTGGGGAGCTCTCTCGCAAGGCGAGCGAGCGGCTCGTGCGGCAGGTCCTCGAGCACCTCGCGGACGACGCCACGGTGGCGCGCATCGTGGCCACGGCGGGCGGCAACGCGTTCTACCTCGAGGAGCTCATTCGGAGCGTGGCCGAGGGCCACGGCGATCGGCTCCCCGGCTCGGTGATCGCGATGGCGCAGGGGCGCATCGAGGCGCTCGAGCCGGAGGCACGCCGCGTGCTCCGGGCGGCCAGCGTGTTCGGCAAGACCTTCTGGACGGGCGGCGTGGTCGCCCTCTTCGACGATCGCACGCCGGTGGCGGAGATCGCCCCCTGGCTGACCGAGCTCGGCGACCGAGAGATCCTGACACGCCAGGACAGCGGGCGCTTCCGGGGGGAGCAGGAGTGGACCTTCCGCCACGGGCTGCTCGCCGAGGCCGCCTACGCCATGCTCACCGAACGCGACAAGCGCAGCGCCCACCAGCGCGCGGGCGAGTGGCTGGAGAGCGTCGGAGAGGGCGATCCGGTCACGCTGGCCACCCACTTCGAGGCGGGCGACGAGCCGAAGCGCGCCGTGGTGTTCTGGCGGCGTGCGGCGGCGCAGGCGCTCGAAGGCAGCGATCTCGAGGCCGTGCTCCACTACGCAGACCGCGGGATCGCGTGCGGCAGCGACGGCGAGGTTCGCGGCCGCCTCCTGCTCCGCAAGGCGGAAGCGCGTCGATGGCGCGGCGAGTACGCGGAGGCCGAGCGGCACGCGCGCGAGGCCATGACCCTGCTGGGCCGAAAGTCGGTCAGGCACTTCCGGGCCCTCGCCGAGGCCGTCGAGGCGGCCGCCGCGCTCGGCGACGAGCCTCGCCTCCGCGAGCTCGTCAGCCTCCTCTCGCAGCGCAGCCAGAACGGCGTGCGCACGGCCGCCCACGTGGTCGCGCTGTCGCGCGCAGCCGTCGCGCTCCTGCAGGGGGGCGACTACCGCTCGGCGGACGGTCTGCTCGCGTACGTGGACGACGCGAGCGGCCCGCCGACCGTGAGCGATCCCAACGCGTCCGCGACCGTGCACTCCGCCCGCGCGTACCGAGCCCTCGTGCACGGCGACACCGCCCTCGCGCTCTCACTCTACGACGCCGCCATCGAGCGGTTTCAGGAGGCGGGCAATGTGCGTGGCGCGGCCCGCGCGCTCGTCGACTCAGGGGCGGTCTGCGTCGAGATGGGCGAGTGGGACGACGCGGGACGCCTCCTCGCGGAAGCCCTCGCGACCGGAGAGCGCCTCGGCCTCGGCGTCGTGACTGCGCCGGCTCACCAAGTCCGCGCCCTCGTGCACGCGCGCGCAGGCCGACTCGACGACGCGATCGCCGCCGAAACGCTCGCCGTACGCGCCTTCGCGGCGCAGGGCGATCGCCGCATGGAGGCGGCCTCGAGGGTGATCGCCGCCCGCATCTGGCTCGCCGCCGGGCACCTCTCCGAGGCCGAGCAGGAAGTGCGTCGGGCGCTCACGGGGCAGGAGCTCGCGCCCCACGTGACCGTGTACGGCCTGGCCGTGCTCGCGCGGGTGCTCCTGGCCCGCGGCGACGCCGACGAGGCCCGCGAGCCGATCGACGAGGCCATGTTGGTTCTGGACGGGCTCGGCGGTGTTGAGGCCGGAGAGAGCTACGTGCGCCTCGCCTACGCCGAGGTGCTCTACGCCAGCGCCGACCACGCCCGCGCGCGCCGGGCGATCACCGCCGCCCGCGCCCGCGTGCTGGCTCGCGCCGACCTCATGAGCTCCCCACGGTGGCGCGCGAGCTTCCTCGAGGCGGTGGAGGAGAACGCGCGCACCCTCGCGCTCGCCGACGCTTGGGGCGTCGCGTAG
- a CDS encoding penicillin-insensitive murein endopeptidase yields the protein MNTPAAPAPTAPINPAIARATPAAELATIPRPPRLRRGLALGAAVGALVIPLLLAAPAAGKGPSPHVPATKASPAAPAHGKGAARVGKVAKVREPEGRSVGSPTQGHLVGGVRLNESVALRISPAYAGNDVRYGTRALVHLVDRASKRVKQRFPDAVLTVGHLSKHGGGEIDHHASHESGRDADLAFYVKSTAGKPLYAPAFVAFAGDGKARAWPGAHFDDARNWALVEALVHDPEARVTHIFVAQPLHDRLMAYSQSAGVSHATRIRVAEVLAQPHGALPHDDHFHVRIACPHGNRECIENPEHPTAARNKHPGRRADSSHAKPARGRAPARQGHVAKAPPPREPAAAARKPPAPSTRADEDARDSEPQPAPTAGSEASVPKLGPVVPGLDSVVIPAPIDDVDGKP from the coding sequence TTGAACACTCCCGCCGCTCCCGCCCCCACCGCCCCGATCAACCCCGCGATCGCGAGGGCCACCCCTGCCGCCGAGTTGGCCACGATCCCGCGGCCCCCGCGGCTCCGCCGCGGCCTCGCGCTCGGCGCGGCGGTTGGGGCGCTCGTGATTCCGCTGCTCCTCGCGGCGCCCGCCGCGGGGAAAGGGCCGAGCCCGCATGTGCCTGCGACGAAGGCGAGCCCGGCGGCGCCTGCGCATGGCAAGGGCGCAGCGAGAGTCGGGAAGGTCGCGAAGGTGCGAGAGCCCGAAGGCCGAAGCGTGGGGTCGCCGACGCAGGGGCACCTCGTGGGCGGCGTCCGCCTCAACGAGAGCGTCGCGCTGCGCATCTCGCCCGCGTACGCCGGAAACGACGTGCGCTACGGCACCCGCGCCCTGGTGCACCTGGTCGATCGCGCGTCGAAGCGCGTGAAGCAGCGGTTCCCGGACGCCGTGCTCACGGTCGGTCACCTGTCGAAGCACGGCGGGGGCGAGATCGACCACCACGCGTCGCACGAGAGCGGGCGGGACGCCGACCTCGCGTTTTACGTGAAGTCGACGGCAGGCAAGCCCCTCTACGCGCCGGCGTTCGTCGCCTTCGCGGGGGACGGGAAGGCGCGGGCGTGGCCGGGCGCGCACTTCGACGACGCGCGCAACTGGGCCCTCGTGGAGGCGCTCGTCCACGACCCGGAGGCCCGCGTGACCCACATCTTCGTGGCCCAGCCGCTGCACGATCGCCTGATGGCCTATTCGCAGAGCGCCGGCGTTTCCCACGCGACGCGGATCCGGGTCGCCGAGGTGCTCGCGCAGCCGCACGGCGCCCTGCCGCACGACGACCACTTCCATGTGCGCATCGCGTGTCCCCACGGGAATCGGGAGTGCATCGAGAACCCCGAGCACCCCACGGCGGCGCGGAACAAGCACCCCGGCCGGAGGGCCGACAGCTCGCACGCGAAGCCCGCCCGAGGGCGCGCCCCCGCTCGGCAGGGTCACGTCGCCAAGGCTCCGCCGCCGCGCGAGCCCGCCGCGGCGGCCCGCAAGCCACCGGCGCCGTCCACGCGGGCTGACGAAGACGCGCGGGACTCCGAGCCGCAGCCGGCGCCCACCGCGGGCTCCGAGGCGTCGGTCCCCAAGCTCGGGCCGGTCGTGCCGGGGCTCGACTCCGTGGTGATCCCCGCGCCGATCGACGACGTGGACGGAAAGCCCTAG
- a CDS encoding CoA transferase subunit A produces the protein MDKVMNSALEACKIVQSGATLLAGGFGLCGIPESSIRALRELGPTGLTVVSNNCGVDDFGLGILLRNKQIVKMVSSYVGENKEFERQYLSGELEVELVPQGTLAERIRAGGAGIPAFFTPTGAGTAVSDGGLPLKYDGAGKVIKYSPKKETRELDGKLHVLEPAIRGDVAIVKAWKGDRYGNLVFRHTAMNFNPMMAMAARITIAEVEQIVEVGDLDPNHVHTPGIYVQRIYQGEGYEKRIERRTVTA, from the coding sequence TTGGACAAGGTGATGAACTCGGCCCTCGAGGCCTGCAAGATCGTGCAGAGCGGGGCCACCTTGCTCGCAGGCGGCTTCGGCCTCTGCGGAATCCCCGAGAGCTCGATCCGCGCGCTCCGCGAGCTCGGCCCCACGGGCCTGACCGTCGTGTCGAACAACTGCGGAGTGGACGACTTCGGGCTCGGGATCCTCCTCCGCAACAAGCAAATCGTGAAGATGGTCTCGAGCTACGTCGGCGAGAACAAGGAGTTCGAGCGCCAGTACCTGTCGGGCGAGCTGGAGGTCGAGCTCGTGCCGCAGGGCACGCTCGCCGAGCGCATTCGCGCGGGCGGCGCGGGGATCCCAGCGTTCTTCACGCCCACCGGCGCCGGCACCGCCGTCAGCGACGGCGGCCTCCCGCTCAAGTACGACGGCGCCGGCAAGGTCATCAAGTACAGCCCGAAGAAGGAGACCCGCGAGCTCGACGGGAAGCTGCACGTGCTCGAGCCCGCGATCCGCGGCGACGTCGCCATCGTGAAGGCGTGGAAGGGCGACCGCTACGGCAACCTGGTGTTCAGGCACACGGCGATGAACTTCAACCCGATGATGGCGATGGCGGCGCGCATCACCATCGCCGAGGTCGAGCAGATCGTCGAGGTGGGCGACCTCGACCCCAACCACGTGCACACCCCTGGAATCTACGTCCAGCGGATCTACCAAGGGGAAGGCTACGAGAAGCGGATCGAGCGAAGGACGGTGACGGCATGA
- a CDS encoding tetratricopeptide repeat protein: protein MSLSPEAASLERRTPLVGRSVELRELDTALSQTRERQERRVVTLIGAPGVGKTRLVRDFLAKPQRDGGLPRVFRGSASEGGPAFGVLARALRSRFGVVEGMGEEEAKALVREQVAAVLDDRKVNDICVFIGELLELRFKDSPLLDAFAGDALQTRLLRRAVLRHFLEMDARRGVKAGEGPLVLVFDDLHHADPDSLELLSFLLGAVEAPVLFVCVARPELFVRRDDLRTAGGPKHVLVELGPLSDGHSTAMMEALLAPCGGAEGVEDLVDAASTLAGGNPALLEQMVRIFKDMGVLEAPDAFSEDEHWLVHPERLADVRVPLTVEDAISARIASLSPRERALLEHAAVMGGVFWLGGLVAITRVDAPSPDVWEAVGADDLLQIQLALAALRDRDYVLKLPDSTFPGDQEYVFKHNLEREALLRLVPHASARRAHRAIADWLSFKESVRSHEEYMAMLARHRELGGLTAQAALTYAQAADIARQRYANAKSAELYKKGLELLSPDVEIDIDAHVTALHHYGDVLQVLGRNDEAMAAFRGMLERAYRLGLDGKGGAAHGRIGRLFRDTGRLDDAGRHFAAALALFEAADDERGVASTVDDMGKLAWLRGDYAAALEATQRALAARRRIGDRRSIALSLNNLGLVYQDSGKFALALDSFEQALRIRREIGDLVGVTISLNNLGTVAQDQRDDARARALFAEAYEVAKETGDRNRIALVLTNLGETETRLGSPEKAIPYLKEAEEIADELGDKLGLAEAVRGLGKAYLAQREYTRAREAIAKAVDLFREIQSRVQLGVALRSLGEVLAAASAGGVDVVAARGHLLQSIWIFEEIGNDVEVARSCRVYADLLRVSPEFAVDPAAQEEEREVRARADGLFAKLYAASGLRP, encoded by the coding sequence ATGAGCCTCTCCCCTGAAGCCGCCTCCCTGGAACGTCGCACGCCGCTGGTGGGTCGCTCCGTCGAGCTGCGTGAGCTCGACACGGCGCTCTCCCAGACGCGGGAACGCCAAGAGCGCCGCGTCGTCACGCTGATCGGCGCCCCCGGGGTCGGCAAGACGCGGCTCGTCCGCGATTTCCTGGCGAAGCCGCAGCGCGACGGTGGGCTCCCGCGGGTCTTTCGAGGCTCCGCCTCCGAGGGCGGGCCGGCGTTCGGGGTGCTCGCGCGAGCGCTCCGTTCGCGGTTCGGCGTCGTCGAAGGCATGGGCGAGGAGGAGGCAAAGGCGCTCGTGCGCGAGCAGGTCGCGGCCGTGCTCGACGACCGGAAGGTGAACGACATCTGCGTGTTCATCGGCGAGCTGCTCGAGCTCCGCTTCAAGGACTCGCCCCTCCTCGACGCGTTCGCGGGGGACGCTCTGCAGACGCGGCTCTTGCGCCGCGCCGTGCTCCGCCACTTCCTGGAGATGGACGCGCGCCGAGGCGTCAAGGCAGGCGAGGGGCCGCTCGTCCTCGTCTTCGACGACCTCCACCACGCCGATCCCGACTCCCTCGAGCTCTTGTCGTTCCTGCTCGGCGCGGTCGAGGCGCCCGTGTTGTTCGTGTGCGTCGCGCGCCCCGAGCTCTTCGTACGTCGCGACGACCTCCGGACCGCAGGCGGCCCGAAGCACGTGTTGGTCGAGCTCGGGCCGCTCTCCGATGGGCACTCGACCGCGATGATGGAGGCGCTCCTCGCGCCCTGCGGAGGCGCCGAAGGGGTCGAGGATCTCGTGGATGCGGCCTCGACGCTTGCCGGCGGCAACCCCGCGCTGCTCGAGCAAATGGTCCGTATTTTCAAGGACATGGGCGTGCTCGAGGCGCCCGACGCGTTCTCGGAAGACGAGCACTGGCTGGTCCATCCCGAGAGGCTCGCCGACGTGCGCGTGCCGCTCACCGTCGAGGACGCCATCTCGGCGCGCATCGCGTCGCTGTCACCTCGGGAGCGCGCGCTGCTCGAGCACGCGGCGGTCATGGGCGGCGTGTTCTGGCTGGGCGGGCTCGTCGCGATCACGCGCGTGGACGCCCCGTCGCCGGACGTGTGGGAGGCCGTGGGGGCGGACGACCTGCTCCAGATTCAGCTCGCGCTCGCCGCGCTCCGCGACCGCGACTACGTCTTGAAGCTCCCCGACAGCACGTTCCCGGGCGACCAAGAGTACGTCTTCAAGCACAACCTCGAGAGGGAGGCGCTCCTTCGGCTCGTGCCGCACGCGAGCGCGCGGCGCGCCCACCGCGCCATCGCAGACTGGCTCTCGTTCAAGGAGTCCGTGCGCTCCCACGAGGAGTACATGGCGATGCTCGCGCGTCACCGCGAGCTCGGCGGGCTGACGGCCCAGGCGGCGCTCACCTACGCGCAGGCCGCGGACATCGCCCGCCAGCGCTACGCCAACGCGAAGTCGGCGGAGCTCTACAAGAAGGGCCTCGAGCTGCTGTCGCCCGACGTCGAAATCGACATCGACGCGCACGTGACCGCGCTTCACCACTACGGCGACGTGCTGCAGGTGCTCGGGCGCAACGACGAGGCGATGGCCGCCTTCCGGGGCATGCTCGAGCGCGCCTATCGTCTCGGGCTCGACGGCAAAGGCGGCGCCGCGCACGGGCGCATTGGGCGCCTGTTCCGCGACACGGGCCGCCTGGACGACGCCGGCCGGCACTTCGCCGCGGCCCTCGCGCTCTTCGAGGCCGCCGACGACGAGCGGGGCGTCGCGAGCACGGTCGACGACATGGGCAAGCTCGCGTGGCTCCGGGGTGACTACGCGGCCGCGCTGGAGGCCACCCAGCGAGCCCTCGCGGCGCGCCGCCGGATCGGCGATCGCCGCAGCATCGCCCTCAGCCTGAACAACCTCGGGCTCGTATACCAAGACTCTGGCAAGTTCGCGCTCGCGCTCGACTCGTTCGAGCAGGCGCTGCGGATTCGGCGCGAGATCGGGGACCTCGTGGGCGTGACGATCTCGCTCAACAACCTCGGCACCGTCGCCCAGGACCAGCGCGATGACGCGCGGGCGCGCGCGCTCTTCGCGGAGGCGTACGAGGTCGCCAAGGAGACGGGGGACAGGAACCGCATCGCGCTGGTGCTCACGAACCTCGGCGAGACCGAGACGCGGCTCGGCTCCCCGGAGAAGGCCATCCCTTACCTCAAGGAGGCCGAGGAGATCGCCGACGAGCTGGGCGACAAGCTCGGCCTCGCCGAGGCCGTGCGCGGGCTCGGGAAGGCCTACCTTGCCCAGCGCGAGTACACCCGCGCGCGCGAGGCGATCGCCAAGGCCGTCGATCTCTTCCGGGAGATCCAGAGCCGGGTGCAGCTCGGCGTGGCGCTTCGCTCACTCGGTGAGGTCTTGGCGGCGGCCTCGGCCGGCGGCGTCGACGTGGTGGCCGCTCGCGGGCACCTGCTGCAGTCGATCTGGATCTTCGAGGAGATCGGGAACGACGTCGAGGTGGCCCGGAGCTGCCGCGTCTACGCGGACCTGCTCCGCGTGTCGCCCGAGTTCGCCGTCGACCCCGCCGCACAGGAAGAAGAGCGAGAGGTGCGAGCGCGGGCCGACGGGCTGTTCGCCAAGCTCTACGCGGCCTCGGGGCTCAGGCCCTGA